The Thalassophryne amazonica chromosome 18, fThaAma1.1, whole genome shotgun sequence DNA window catgtgctattagtcatgtgcagatacatttgcaatcaactgaatcattctgatcttaggtacagagtgagtggttttgctgaagcttgctaaatgtcaaaccgTAAACAGGCTGACCTAGCTGCTGCAGCTGtgctatctatctgggaatatctgagagaaacagtttgcagaatttaagatacaaataagagcagatgtaataaaagataataaatgataatcatgtttgtacagtacattttatctaacagATGGCTGaccaaaagtccgcggagttaagaaagtaaaataaatttacaacagaaaaccctgaatatccgtaagactattTGTaggtccgtatgactctgaaaaatccatataggttgacatgtatgatcgcttctgccgccttttatgatgaaataatgctgaatttgtgtggaaatgattgttgtacaaaagcttcagatctgtcgctgagatggatgactggtgtgcagtctgaagcagaaacgaggtgataatccgtgaactgcgtcatcgggggaccgtttggtctgcgacaccagcagtAAGATGCTATTTATTTTGACTCTCTGCGTTCTTATTTGTTCAATCCAAAACTGGACTATGATACATTAATGAAAATATTGATATGAATTAAGAAATATTTAAGATAAACCAAATGCTGATTTTAGACTCAAGGATAGCAGATCTGCAGTGTATTCTCACTTTTCTAAACTATAATAATATGGCCATTATTCAATGAAATTTGTCATCTCCATCCcaattgggtgattcttagactacgggcacttattatgtcctttgatcatattgtatgaaaaacagaaaaaaggggaaatttcacacttttatagttatctttacaatgaaagtgtgttaagaaatttgttctagtagtctatgatgactttttcacctttttttcagcatcattatatgcaaatattgcagttttgtgcttgtctcacacccagacttttgatcttcaatgataaaaattaatggtaaagaaacgttttttctaatgttttaaaatatctctgaataaaatatcagtaaaataatcaaaacataattggggtattcaatgtcatacaactgttgtgacttttttaaacaaaatgtagttgtcccacactattggagtaatttccaccacaacactgtaatatccctttaaacagtttgtatgaaagattgtttgggtagtttctatggagataaacagtgacatcagagcacatgtatatagcaccaaatcacaacaaacagttgccccaaggcactttatattgtaaggcaatggtgtggtggaaattacatttacaaggccaatagtgcccggagttaaagaatcacccaattacagacacaatccaaccactaggagcagtgggcatctACAGTCCGGTGCCCCTGGACCAACAGACCCTAAATATTATTCACATTTTTCTCAACAatcagtgtttaaaataaaaacacgCCATCATTTCTCTTTACTCAAAATATGAAATTTTACTCAATTTGAAAATGCCTCAGCATTTTGAGAGGGGAAGGGGGTCAGCAATGAGCGCTCGCAAGTTGTTGTTGAAGATAATTCTGCCATCAGACTCAGTGCTGCAGTCTGGGTGCCGCAGAAAAGCTAAGACGCTGGATCTGAGCTCAGATGAGGCTGTCTTACTGAAGTCCAGCACTCCAGTTAGAAAATCAAGCAGCAGCTCTCCTTTCTCGGACCCCTCAGAGAAACACTCTGTGATATCCATTTGAGACAGCAGCTCATAGCTCTGGTAGGTCACTTCTCTGGAGTCCAAGAACCTTTTGACGTCTTCTGTGGTCACCCACCAACTGGTCCCACTGTTAGGCAGCTGGTCCTTGTAGGTCTTCCCCAACTTTGCCCAACCACTCTCACCTGGAATAAGGTGTGCAAAGAAAGCAACATCAGCTTGGAAAACTATCCACATCTCAGTTTTACAAGACACTGTTTGGTGAGAATTTGAAAAGGAGAAATACACAAGTTTGGTCAGTTATTTGCTGTATTGTCTGGGGGTTTTGTGGGTCACATTCTTACCTACAGAGCTCCCTCTATAGCTTGGGAGTacacgttacaaaaaaaaaaaaaacacctcattgCCTTGACCTGTGTGTGACCCCttcctctgtcatgattgtgaacatGTAAGAAATAAAGTCTTTGTTGGTTTGTTCTTATAGCTGCCAATTCAACGGGGGTTGCTATTGTTGTGCCATAAAGCAGCAGACAGCCATCGCACTGTCTTCACtcagattgacagtcaccatgtcTCATCCATCGGTACATGCAGACTTCTCATTTATTTTGGTGTTGCCTAGCTGGTGGCATAGCAACTCTTTCTTGTCTCCGGCAATGATGCAACTTTTCTTTAAGACCCTTTCCAGACAACCCCTGATGTGCAGCAAGTTCATTTTGTTTTGAAGTGGAGAAATCCACCTCGAACAATCAGATTTAACAAAGTGTTCACCAACATTTCACCCACTgaatcaaaacttcacacattctcaagaaatattggtctctactttttctgggtcaggctcaaacctCTCAGTCAGCCCTCATAAAATGCTTTGATGATCACATGTTAGACCACTTACTAGAGACAAGAATGAGAAGGATCTTGCCATTATTTTTAAGGAGACTCTGGTAGAAGGTGATTGTTGATTCAAGGTCCTCCATATAGTACAGCACCTGTCGAGTCCAGCAGACAAATGAGAGGAGAACCGCATTCATGGAATAATCATACATGATACCACGAAAACAGAAACACTAACCTGGATCATATGGATGAAGTCAACCTTCTTGGTTATTTTTTTCACTTTCCAGCTCTCCTCAAACTCAGAGGCAGTCATCATGTTCCAGGAAAACTTGATGTAATCTAAATCTGGTCTCTGTGACACcaaagctacacacacacacacaccacactttATTTAGATTAACAATCAGCTTTATTGGCAAGTATGTTAACAATAAACTGAGTTTTGCCTTCTTGTTCAGCTCCTCCTTCACCACAATTGTCCAGTACAACATCAGACCACCCCAATCTGTCTGCCAATCTCCctgactcgtgaacaagacccagagatacttaagggccccttcacacagtgcaaatacatataactcagggtgactcactgtggtagagctcgtatgagcgcaccaagaaacattgcgccaacgggcaggcatgcacgatccgggtgcaacggtgtcttttgagcaggaaacagtgcgagcagctgcaccacatcacactgctgatgtggagaagagaataaaataaacaccagccgtgtaattagtgaatatcaatgGGTTGATGTAAATGATACATAAAAGAGGACGCAATACAAAAACCCTGCGGGTAAATAAGATGTCATTCACAGTTttcaaacccataagctctgattaccagatggaaactttaccactgcactaccatcactggcctgtaaacagtgtagaaaaatgtctgaaatcaacaaagacatggacgaggtgcACTGTGTCCGGCTGCTGcagaggcgaaagatgttttCTATACGAGGAAAGCAGGCAGAGATACACAcatcatggaggaatgttgtaagttcatgtcctttcaAACACAGAACATGTTCTCAAGCAActttgttatgtggtcattcattttcgttatgcAATTGCGgctgtaggtattgtcataatttaTGCAACTGTCCTCGCAGTTGTTTCTGTGTGTTATCCAGCCGTCAGTGTGCTGCGAGCAGCTGACAGACCTGGTTGTCCAgctccccatgtgatcagatgtgtacatacatataagcatttgatGTATGTAAGTGTACTCCCCccccagatgtgttgggggagacacatgcaccacgtgtgtggcATTTCTAACTCCAGTCATGGAGGCACttagatttcacatccagctcagtgATCATTTGCTgactttttgtgatgatagtgcgaatggccacacattttctaagtgccatgtgagcagtgttagatgtttgtgcgtgtcatctggaatttggctgacacctgccgtgagaggtctCAATGGGTTCgtacagcgcacacacacacacacacacacacacacacacacacacacactgtctttcagccactggtgtgcacaaatagttgtaacaacagcTTTATGAtccgttggaagcagctacgaaattGCATGTtttacatacgattcctgcttcatgcacaattcaaccaaattcacactgtgtgaaggggccctaagctccTCCACTGTGGGACAATCGCTCCCTTGAGCTAGAATGACAGTTCATCCTTTTTCGACAGAGGACCATGCTCTCAGTAGGGCTCACTAAATAAAATGCTGGAATATATTTTGGGGTGTGGGAACATGCAGGTGCAGAACTTGTGATGTGTGAGAGAACTTTGCATCCGTGTCTCGTCTACCTCTGTACTTATGTAGTTGCTGGCTGTTCGGCTGCACCACCTGGTTTTCCAGTGTCAGCCATGGATACTTCTGATGGATTGCAGAAAGCAACTCCAGGTCAACTTCACCTACAGTGTCAGACAAGATCAGGTAAAGTACACAGACTGGCTTTGACATAACTGAGGAAACAccacactgtcaaaaaaaaagttCAATTAAAAAACATGGAGTGTGAGTTTTACAATTAAACTCTTGACAGTGGTTGTTAGGGCAAAGAGTTTTCACAGCTGCAGCCATAAACCACAGCACATTTACAGAAAGTTATGGCAGGGATCACAGACTATTTGATTAAGAAAATGAAGTAGAAACAGCTGTATTGTTATTGTACAAagatgaatacgaggtctgttagacgaGTATCTGACTTTTTTtgtaaaacctgatggatttgaatcacgtgtgcttgcatgagccaaccttgaaccttcatgcgcatgcgtgaacttttacacacctgttgattgcgtcagttgctggcaagcaccatttgtgtgaggtcgtgtgtagcgctctcggcggattttcattgcaaggaaaatggcggaatgactggagcagcgctactgaatcaaattttgccagaaactgggcgacagccaggtggaaaccattcataagattcagacagctttcggtggcttttcagtcgtttgactatccgagaaattgtggaagaggtggcatcatttttcggagtccagcatgtcctgtgagacttcaacatgaaggtgtTTTTGCTCCACCGTTAGCAGCTTCAACgtaaatttcaccgccactcttttcatggccaaattttctgtcacagtggaatgtgcggaaaaagtgctgatgtccacctcttccgcaatttctcggatagtcacatgacggtcccgcatcaccacagcgttcactttggaaatgatctggtcatttcagcatgttgatggccgcccggagcgcggctcgctctccaccgttgtgtggacatctttaaaccagttgtaccgctccttaatctgtgtgatgcccatagtattgtcaccgaaagctgtctgaatcttccaaatggtttccacctggctgtcgcccagtttctggcaaaagttgattcagtagcgctgctccagtcgttccaccattttccttgtaatgaaaatccatcgagagcactacacacgacctcacacacgcaatcgacaggcgtgaaaaaattcatgcatgcacacgaaggttcaaggttggctcatgcaagcacgcttgattcaaatccatcaggtttttgcaaaaaaaaaaaacataaaaaaaaaaggtcggatacttttctaacagacctcgtacatacagtaaaatttgtcctctgcatttaacgtgtccaaattacagttagacacaatccagccactaggagcagtgggcagccacagcccAATGCCACAGGACTaattccagatgtagagatgctggcttggtcaggggcagagaaagaaccatgtttttgatagtgggaggaaatccagacacagggagaacatgcaaactccacacaaagaaccaggtgggaattgatcccacagccttcttgctgtgaggcaatagtactaaccattaatccactgtGCCTCCCTATATACTGGGCAAGCCATGTTTGAAGTCACCTGGAATAGCTGATATGATGCTCATATCTGGGTGTGGCCATGTTGGCAGCACTGACTGACTACACTGTGACAAACCCATAAATGAATAAGAGTGGAGCCTGGGTGGCAACACACAGGCTaagaggccaaaaaaaaaaagctaaccaTGGttggggtgtttattaaatcatattttggggacTGCATGGTGGTTCTCAATACAgtgtgctttggtgtgggcaaGGGTTccagctaggaccattttagtaccaggtaatttatgttctcacaggtCATGGTGGGGgcagagccccctgaagctatagggttttaatgttattggcaagccctattttaagttgttttagatgcactgaaagcacgaataatagacaaaaaaaaaaaacacacattatgttgtaatatcaaagttatttttacatgtttctgtcaaagtctaagttaataaaactagaagcactcagagtgcaaacctccaccaaggccatggggtcactgacgtcataacgtctacacgccgtggaatcattgaacctaaaaaagtctaacaatgatgtttgctcagtagtaaaaaaaagtttcatctgctgtgactggatagcatgtatccttagcgcttggcatcacagtttattgcaacttgcacctttcccagaagctactgtcatctgagcactgatattgatattgcacgtgcttatagacaaaaacaaatgagacaaaattcaatttattattcaac harbors:
- the LOC117530541 gene encoding histamine N-methyltransferase-like, whose translation is MASTLRNLTDNESHWQKSFEVFLECSSEHQAMYDFIHKILPDLLSSTAEGKSHIGVIGVGSGAGEVDLELLSAIHQKYPWLTLENQVVQPNSQQLHKYRALVSQRPDLDYIKFSWNMMTASEFEESWKVKKITKKVDFIHMIQVLYYMEDLESTITFYQSLLKNNGKILLILVSSESGWAKLGKTYKDQLPNSGTSWWVTTEDVKRFLDSREVTYQSYELLSQMDITECFSEGSEKGELLLDFLTGVLDFSKTASSELRSSVLAFLRHPDCSTESDGRIIFNNNLRALIADPLPLSKC